One genomic region from Vidua macroura isolate BioBank_ID:100142 chromosome 18, ASM2450914v1, whole genome shotgun sequence encodes:
- the FAM222A gene encoding protein FAM222A, protein MLACLQRTQNPPAQHLPCPSKTLEPRKCETAPMHSPRYPSPAELDAYAQKVANSPLTIKIFPTNIRVPQHKHLNRTVNGYDTTGQRYSPYPLHAGGYQGLLAIVKASGKSVVKNSEGKRTKLSPAQVGVAPYPASSTLAQGPSCAGQLSYHGGQKQLEGPVPPNVTVAASVLPLAGRSLALPPSNLPSIQSIIYQINQQCQAQGAQPGCPAVVAAHPSPAKHGAFGPGYGGTVLPECRKGAELALGSNPAAALGPKAGVYPEGMDYLVWQQKQQQQHLRMYSGGSGGALSKSPETCAGASRPYGLGGGAADKVSSSPLNCMHGNFAVGQYFAPPWNSILVTPNSDCYNPPELGAGPRELGVPPAEGLPSKTLCNTSILSSSLQSLEYLINDIHPPCIKEQMLGKGYETVSVPRLLDHQHAHIRLPVYR, encoded by the exons ATGCTGGCCTGCCTGCAGAGGACCCAGaaccccccagcccagcacctcccctgccccagcaagACGCTGGAGCCACGCAAGT GCGAGACGGCCCCCATGCATTCCCCGCGCTACCCCAGCCCCGCCGAGCTGGACGCCTACGCACAGAAGGTGGCCAACAGCCCGCTGACCATCAAGATCTTCCCCACCAACATCAGGGTCCCCCAGCACAAGCACCTTAACCGGACGGTGAACGGCTACGACACCACGGGGCAGCGGTACAGCCCCTACCCCCTGCACGCCGGCGGCTACCAGGGGCTGCTGGCCATCGTCAAAGCCTCCGGCAAAAGCGTGGTGAAGAACTCGGAGGGGAAGCGGACTAAGCTCTCGCCCGCCCAGGTGGGCGTCGCTCCCTACCCCGCCTCAAGCACTTTAGCTCAAGGTCCCTCCTGCGCCGGGCAGCTGAGCTACCACGGCGgccagaagcagctggaggGTCCCGTGCCCCCCAACGTGACGGTGGCGGCCTCGGTGCTGCCGCTGGCGGGCAGGAGCTTGGCCCTGCCGCCCTCCAACCTGCCCTCCATCCAGAGCATCATCTACCAGATCAATCAGCAGTGCCAGGCGCAGGGTGCCCAGCCCGGCTGCCCGGCCGTCGTGGCCGCCCACCCCAGCCCGGCCAAGCACGGCGCCTTCGGCCCCGGCTACGGCGGCACCGTCCTGCCCGAGTGCCGCAAGGGCGCCGAGCTGGCGCTGGGCTCCAACCCGGCCGCCGCCCTGGGACCCAAGGCGGGCGTTTACCCCGAGGGCATGGACTACCTGGTgtggcagcagaagcagcagcagcagcacctgcgaATGTACAgcgggggcagcgggggggCTCTCAGCAAATCCCCCGAGACGTGCGCGGGCGCCTCGCGGCCCTACGGCCTGGGGGGCGGCGCCGCCGACAAGGTGAGCTCGTCCCCCTTGAACTGCATGCACGGCAACTTCGCGGTGGGGCAGTACTTCGCTCCCCCCTGGAACAGCATCCTGGTGACCCCCAACAGCGACTGTTACAACCCGCCGGAGCTGGGGGCCGGGCCCCGCGAGCTGGGGGTGCCCCCGGCCGAGGGGCTGCCCAGCAAGACCCTCTGCAATACCTccatcctcagcagcagcctccagtcCCTGGAGTATCTCATCAACGACATCCACCCGCCCTGCATCAAGGAGCAGATGCTGGGCAAGGGCTACGAGACCGTGTCTGTGCCAAGGCTCTTGGACCACCAGCACGCCCACATCCGCCTGCCCGTCTACAGATAA
- the TRPV4 gene encoding transient receptor potential cation channel subfamily V member 4 — protein sequence MADSEDAPRDAGEGAGEDGSLQNESFPLSSLANLFESEDTPSPAEAARGPPGAGDGKQNLRMKFHGAFRKGAPKPMELLEATIYESPVVPAPKKAPMDSLFDYGTYRHHPSENKRWRRRVAEKQPPAAKGPAPDPPPVLKVFNRPILFDIVSRGSPAGLDGLLSFLLTHKKRLTDEEFREPSTGKTCLPKALLNLSGGKNDTIPVLLDIAEKTGNMREFINSPFRDVYYRGQTALHIAIERRCKHYVELLVEKGADVHAQARGRFFQPKGEGGYFYFGELPLSLAACTNQPHIVHYLTENGHKQADLRRQDSRGNTVLHALVAIADNTRENTKFVTKMYDLLLVKCAKLFPDTNLEALLNNDGLSPLMMAAKTGKIGIFQHIIRREITDEDARHLSRKFKDWAYGPVYSSLYDLSSLDTCGEEVSVLEILVYNSKIENRHEMLAVEPINELLRDKWRKFGAVSFYISVVSYLSAMIIFTLVAYYRPMEGPPPYPYTSTADYLRLAGEIITLLTGILFFCTNIKDLFMKKCPGVNSFFIDGSFQLLYFIYSVLVIVTAGLYLGGVEAYLAVMVFALVLGWMNALYFTRGLKLTGTYSIMIQKILFKDLFRFLLVYLLFMIGYASALVSLLNPCPSSESCSEKSNCTVPTYPSCRDSQTFSTFLLDLFKLTIGMGDLEMLESAKYPGVFIILLVTYIILTFVLLLNMLIALMGETVGQVSKESKHIWKLQWATTILDIERSFPVFLRKAFRSGEMVTVGKGTDGTPDRRWCFRVDEVNWSHWNQNLGIISEDPGKSDTYQYYGFSHTVGRLRRDRWSTVVPRVVELNKSCPPEEVVVPLGTMGTAEPRERRHGHAPSSPL from the exons ATGGCAGACAGCGAAGACGCCCCGCGCGATGCCGGGGAGGGCGCGGGGGAGGACGGCTCCCTCCAGAACGAATCCTTCCCGCTCTCCtctctggccaacctgttcGAGAGCGAGGACACCCCGAGCCCCGCCGAGGCAGCCCGGGGTCCCCCCGGCGCCGGGGATGGAAAGCAAAACCTCCGCATGAAATTCCACGGGGCCTTTCGGAAAGGCGCCCCGAAGCCCATGGAACTGCTGGAGGCCACCATCTACGAGTCCCCCGTGGTCCCCGCGCCCAAGAAAGCCCCCATGGACTCCCTCTTTGACTACGGCACCTATCGCCACCACCCCAGCGAGAACAAGCGCTGGCGCAGGAGAGTCGCGGA GAAGCAGCCGCCCGCCGCAAAGGGGCCGGCTCCCGACCCGCCCCCCGTCCTCAAGGTCTTCAACAGACCCATCCTCTTCGACATCGTCTCCCGGGGGTCCCCGGCCGGCCTGGATGggctcctctccttcctgctcaCCCACAAGAAGCGCCTCACAGACGAGGAGTTCCGAG AGCCCTCCACGGGAAAGACCTGCCTGCCCAAAGCCCTGCTCAACCTGAGCGGGGGCAAGAACGACACCATCCCCGTGCTCCTGGACATCGCCGAGAAGACGGGAAACATGCGGGAGTTCATCAACTCGCCCTTCAGGGACGTCTACTACCGAG GTCAGACAGCCCTGCACATCGCCATCGAGCGCCGCTGCAAGCACtacgtggagctgctggtggagaAGGGAGCGGACGTCCATGCCCAGGCCCGCGGCCGCTTCTTCCAGCCCAAGGGCGAGGGCGGCTACTTCTACTTCG GTGAGCTGCCCCTCTCGCTGGCCGCCTGCACCAACCAGCCGCACATCGTGCACTACCTGACGGAGAACGGGCACAAGCAGGCGGACCTGCGGCGCCAGGACTCCCGCGGCAACACCGTGCTGCACGCCCTGGTGGCCATCGCCGACAACACCCGCGAGAACACCAAGTTCGTCACCAAGATGTACGACCTGCTCCTCGTCAAGTGCGCCAAGCTCTTCCCCGACACCAACCTGGAGGCCCTGCTCAACAACGACGGCCTGTCCCCTCTCATGATGGCAGCCAAGACCGGCAAGATCGGG ATCTTCCAGCACATCATCCGGCGGGAGATCACGGACGAGGACGCCCGGCACCTCTCCAGGAAGTTCAAGGACTGGGCGTACGGCCCCGTCTACTCCTCCCTCTACGACCTCTCCTCGCTGGACACCTGCGGGGAGGAGGTGTCCGTGCTGGAGATCCTCGTCTACAACAGCAAGATTGag AACCGCCACGAGATGCTGGCCGTGGAGCCCATCAACGAGCTGCTGAGGGACAAGTGGCGCAAGTTTGGGGCTGTCTCCTTCTACATCAGCGTGGTCTCCTACCTCAGCGCCATGATCATCTTCACCCTCGTCGCCTACTACCGCCCCATGGAAGGCCCC CCGCCCTACCCCTACACCAGCACCGCCGACTACCTGCGCCTGGCCGGGGAGATCATCACCCTCCTCACTGGAATCCTCTTCTTCTGCACAAAC ATTAAAGACCTGTTCATGAAGAAGTGCCCGGGCGTGAACTCCTTCTTCATAGATGGCTCCTTCCAGCTGCTCTA CTTCATCTACTCGGTGCTGGTGATTGTCACGGCGGGGCTGTACCTGGGTGGCGTCGAGGCCTACCTGGCTGTCATGGTCTTCGCGCTGGTCCTGGGCTGGATGAACGCTCTGTACTTCACCCGCGGGCTCAAGCTGACGGGGACCTACAGCATCATGATCCAGAAG ATCCTCTTCAAAGACTTGTTCCGCTTCCTCCTGGTCTACCTGCTCTTCATGATTGGCTACGCATCAG ccctggtgtCCCTCCTCAACCCGTGTCCCAGCAGTGAGTCCTGCAGCGAGAAGTCCAACTGCACAGTGCCCACCTACCCTTCCTGCCGGGACAGCCAGACCTTCAGCACCTTCCTGCTCGACCTCTTCAAGCTCACCATCGGCATGGGCGACCTGGAGATGCTCGAGAGCGCCAAATACCCTGGCGTCTTCATCATCCTCCTTGTCACCTACATCATCCTCACCTTTGTGCTCCTCCTCAACATGCTCATCGCCCTCATGGGCGAGACTGTGGGCCAAGTCTCCAAGGAGAGTAAACACATCTGGAAGCTGCAG TGGGCCACCACCATCCTGGACATCGAGCGCTCCTTCCCAGTGTTCCTGCGGAAAGCCTTCCGCTCGGGGGAGATGGTCACTGTGGGGAAGGGCACCGACGGGACCCCTGACCGCCGCTGGTGCTTCAG GGTGGACGAGGTGAACTGGTCCCACTGGAACCAGAATCTGGGCATCATCAGTGAGGACCCGGGCAAGAGCGACACGTACCAGTACTACGGCTTCTCCCACACCGTGGGCCGGCTGCGAAGAG ATCGGTGGTCGACGGTGGTGCCGCGCGTGGTGGAGCTGAACAAGAGCTGCCCGCCGGAGGAGGTGGTGGTGCCCCTGGGGACCATGGGCACCGCGGAGCCGCGGGAGCGGCGGCACGGCCATGCCCCGAGCTCCCCGCTCTAG
- the GLTP gene encoding glycolipid transfer protein, producing MALLLEHEFKPLPADKQIETLPFLEAVAHLPPFFDCLGTPIVYSPVKADLTGNIKKIRAVYDSNPAKFKTLQNILEVEKELHGSAWPKTGATLALMWLKRGLKFILVLLQSISDGERDEDHPNLIRVNALKAYEIALKKYHGWMLQKLFTGSVYALPYKSDLLKALEKGKEVKEEESIEKIHQFLTRVTPILDAIYEMYTKMNAELSYKA from the exons ATGGCGCTGCTGCTGGAACACGAGTTCAAGCCGCTGCCGGCTGATAAGCAGATCGAGACTTTGCCCTTCCTGGAGGCCGTGGCGCACCTGCCGCCGTTCTTCG ATTGCCTGGGGACTCCCATCGTCTACTCGCCGGTGAAAGCAGACCTGACTGGAAATATCAAG AAAATCCGGGCGGTTTATGACTCCAACCCTGCCAAGTTCAAAACGCTGCAGAACATCCTGGaggtggagaaggagctgcacGGCTCGGCCTGGCCCAAGACAGGCGCGACGCTGGCGCTGATGTGGTTGAAAAG ggGTCTGAAATTCATTCTGGTGTTGCTGCAGAGCATCTCTGATGGTGAGAGGGATGAGGACCATCCCAACCTCATCCGAGTGAACGCCTTGAAGGCTTACGAGATCGCGCTGAAGAAATACCACGGCTGGATGCTGCAGAAGCTCTTCACG GGCTCGGTCTACGCGCTTCCCTACAAATCCGATTTGCTGAAGGCCTTGGAGAAGGGTAAAGAAGtcaaggaagaggaaagcatAGAAAAAATCCACCAGTTTCTCACGAGGGTCACTCCAATCCTGGATGCAATTTATGAGATGTACACGAAGATGAACGCTGAGCTGAGCTACAAAGCCTAA
- the TCHP gene encoding trichoplein keratin filament-binding protein isoform X2 — MPGPPPGTLEAPPGVPGASSAVPAVPRAHPRLLGACPGMSSAHFGMPGGPLGIARSPFRHARSPSRGAQPVPGCPEPSRDARSPSGGARAVPGHAAAGPVGFAAGGAALVPCQGGQKQKPLTPEIFTAPQTPRCCALRAGTAAPRPARALSAPSRERSGRGGTAGPARSEPSPAAAPSPVPPGSPPSLPASLRRSPPPSALAEPVSPCPSAGAVAGGRVAMSLWLRWGRGPERRAAERRELEERSRQQWESTSRAFARAAACCSLQARWSEPRVPPPSAAAARRDAEEAAARLERRRERLERLLGEEREALAAELRERRRGGMRSQELRDGPAECGRKFAEPPLQERWNKNNTQLREEEVTKLEEKKRYENEYKMTRGEALERTRQEEEKPQLEKQQAEALLQQIEELKLQETKATKLKKEQENLLKQQWELEKLEEERKQMEEHRRKRELGRFLKHQCDVQLRRRAQQVQEELETDRQILSALLEKEEEDQSRQIARRGQAVADVAWMKRVIEEQLQLEKEREAELETIFREEAKKMWEKREEEWEREKVARDRLMSEVLAGRQRQIQEKMELNRRAQEESIKYREQLIKELEEAKEGTRREKEQEEEQQRGRRRELQAQGTEHSLREGQQEGSAQQHLEELEQQEAKQGWHSRFYSYPRAAWT, encoded by the exons ATGCCCGGACCCCCTCCCGGGACGCTTGAAGCCCCTCCCGGGGTTCCAGGAGCCAGTTCCGCGGTGCCTGCGGTGCCCCGAgcccatcccaggctgctcgGAGCCTGTCCTGGGATGTCCAGCGCTCACTTCGGGATGCCCGGAGGCCCACTCGGGATTGCCCGGAGCCCGTTCCGGCATGCCCGGAGTCCCTCCCGTGGTGCCCAGCCCGTTCCGGGATGCCCTGAGCCGTCTCGGGATGCCCGCAGCCCCTCCGGCGGTGCCCGGGCTGTCCCGGGTCACGCAGCGGCCGGTCCGGTTGGGTTCGCTGCGGGCGGCGCCGCGCTGGTGCCCTGCCAAGGCGGGCAGAAACAGAAACCTTTAACCCCTGAAATATTTACAGCGCCGCAAACCCCGCGGTGCTGCGCGCTCCGAGCCGGCACAGCGGCAccgcgcccggcccgggctCTATCCGCACCGTCCCGCGAGCGCTCGGGGCGCGGCGGTACCGCCGGGCCGGCTCGGAGCGAACCgagccccgccgccgctccaTCTCCCGTCCCTCCCGGCTCGCCTCCCTCTCTCCCCGCCTCCCTCCGTCGGTCCCCGCCTCCCTCCGCGCTCGCGGAGCCCGTCTCGCCGTGTCCCTCGGCGGGAGCCGTCGCGGGCGGGCGCGTTGCGATGTCGCTGTGGCTGCGCTGGGGCCGCGGCCCGGAGCGCAGGGCGGCCGAGCGgcgggagctggaggagcgcAGCCGGCAGCAGTGGGAGAGCACCAGCCGCGCCTtcgcccgcgccgccgcctgctgctccctgcaggcgCGGTGGAGCGAGCCCCGCGTCCCCCCGCCCAG cgcggcggcggcgcggcgggacgcggaggaggcggcggcgcggctggagcggcggcgggagcggctgGAGCGGCTGCTGGGCGAGGAGCGGGAGGCGCTGGCGGCGGAgctgcgggagcggcggcggggcgggatGCGGAGCCAGGAGCTGCGGGACGGCCCCGCAGAGTGCGGGAGGAAG TTTGCTGAGCCGCCGCTGCAGGAGCGCTGGAACAAAAACAACACGCAGCTCCGAGAG gaagaggTGACCAAACTCGAAGAGAAGAAACGTTATGAAAACGAGTACAAAATGACACGAGGGGAAGCGCTGGAAAGAACGAGACAAGAGGAAGAGAAGCCTcagctggagaagcagcaagcagaggCCTTGCTTCAGCAGATAGAAGAACTGAAACTGCAGGAGACAAAG gCAACAAAGCTGAAAAAGGAACAAGAGAATTTATtaaagcagcagtgggagctggagaagttggaagaagaaaggaaacaaatggAAGAGCACCGGAGGAAGAGGGAGCTCGG tcGCTTCTTGAAGCATCAGTGTGACGTCCAGTTAAGGAGACGAGCGCAGCAGGTACAGGAGGAGCTG GAGACAGACAGGCAAATCTTATCAGCCCTCCTggagaaagaagaggaggatCAGAGCCGGCAGATCGCACGGCGGGGACAGGCGGTGGCAGACGTGGCCTGGATGAAGAGGGTCATCGaggaacagctccagctggaaaaggagagggaagcagagctcGAGACTATCTTCAG ggaagaagcaaaaaaaatgtgggagaagagggaagaagaatgggaaagagagaaggtgGCCAGAGATCGCCTGATGAGTGAG GTCCTTGCAGGCAGGCAGCGCCAGATCCAAGAGAAGATGGAGTTGAACAGAAGGGCCCAAGAAGAGTCCATTAAATATCGAGAGCAGCTGATCAAAGAACTCGAGGAGGCCAAGGAAGGGACTCGTcgggagaaggagcaggaggaggaacagcagagaggccgcaggagggagctgcaggcacag GGAACAGAGCACAGCTTGAgagagggacagcaggagggatcagcccagcagcacctcgaggagctggagcagcaggaggccaagcagggctggcacagcagg TTCTACAGTTACCCTAGAGCAGCTTGGACCTGA
- the TCHP gene encoding trichoplein keratin filament-binding protein isoform X1 translates to MPGPPPGTLEAPPGVPGASSAVPAVPRAHPRLLGACPGMSSAHFGMPGGPLGIARSPFRHARSPSRGAQPVPGCPEPSRDARSPSGGARAVPGHAAAGPVGFAAGGAALVPCQGGQKQKPLTPEIFTAPQTPRCCALRAGTAAPRPARALSAPSRERSGRGGTAGPARSEPSPAAAPSPVPPGSPPSLPASLRRSPPPSALAEPVSPCPSAGAVAGGRVAMSLWLRWGRGPERRAAERRELEERSRQQWESTSRAFARAAACCSLQARWSEPRVPPPSAAAARRDAEEAAARLERRRERLERLLGEEREALAAELRERRRGGMRSQELRDGPAECGRKFAEPPLQERWNKNNTQLREAESELHRKHLREAWGDQLTQQNKEEVTKLEEKKRYENEYKMTRGEALERTRQEEEKPQLEKQQAEALLQQIEELKLQETKATKLKKEQENLLKQQWELEKLEEERKQMEEHRRKRELGRFLKHQCDVQLRRRAQQVQEELETDRQILSALLEKEEEDQSRQIARRGQAVADVAWMKRVIEEQLQLEKEREAELETIFREEAKKMWEKREEEWEREKVARDRLMSEVLAGRQRQIQEKMELNRRAQEESIKYREQLIKELEEAKEGTRREKEQEEEQQRGRRRELQAQGTEHSLREGQQEGSAQQHLEELEQQEAKQGWHSRFYSYPRAAWT, encoded by the exons ATGCCCGGACCCCCTCCCGGGACGCTTGAAGCCCCTCCCGGGGTTCCAGGAGCCAGTTCCGCGGTGCCTGCGGTGCCCCGAgcccatcccaggctgctcgGAGCCTGTCCTGGGATGTCCAGCGCTCACTTCGGGATGCCCGGAGGCCCACTCGGGATTGCCCGGAGCCCGTTCCGGCATGCCCGGAGTCCCTCCCGTGGTGCCCAGCCCGTTCCGGGATGCCCTGAGCCGTCTCGGGATGCCCGCAGCCCCTCCGGCGGTGCCCGGGCTGTCCCGGGTCACGCAGCGGCCGGTCCGGTTGGGTTCGCTGCGGGCGGCGCCGCGCTGGTGCCCTGCCAAGGCGGGCAGAAACAGAAACCTTTAACCCCTGAAATATTTACAGCGCCGCAAACCCCGCGGTGCTGCGCGCTCCGAGCCGGCACAGCGGCAccgcgcccggcccgggctCTATCCGCACCGTCCCGCGAGCGCTCGGGGCGCGGCGGTACCGCCGGGCCGGCTCGGAGCGAACCgagccccgccgccgctccaTCTCCCGTCCCTCCCGGCTCGCCTCCCTCTCTCCCCGCCTCCCTCCGTCGGTCCCCGCCTCCCTCCGCGCTCGCGGAGCCCGTCTCGCCGTGTCCCTCGGCGGGAGCCGTCGCGGGCGGGCGCGTTGCGATGTCGCTGTGGCTGCGCTGGGGCCGCGGCCCGGAGCGCAGGGCGGCCGAGCGgcgggagctggaggagcgcAGCCGGCAGCAGTGGGAGAGCACCAGCCGCGCCTtcgcccgcgccgccgcctgctgctccctgcaggcgCGGTGGAGCGAGCCCCGCGTCCCCCCGCCCAG cgcggcggcggcgcggcgggacgcggaggaggcggcggcgcggctggagcggcggcgggagcggctgGAGCGGCTGCTGGGCGAGGAGCGGGAGGCGCTGGCGGCGGAgctgcgggagcggcggcggggcgggatGCGGAGCCAGGAGCTGCGGGACGGCCCCGCAGAGTGCGGGAGGAAG TTTGCTGAGCCGCCGCTGCAGGAGCGCTGGAACAAAAACAACACGCAGCTCCGAGAG GCAGAGTCTGAGCTGCACAGGAAGCACTTGAGGGAGGCTTGGGGTGATCAGCTAACACAACAAAACAAG gaagaggTGACCAAACTCGAAGAGAAGAAACGTTATGAAAACGAGTACAAAATGACACGAGGGGAAGCGCTGGAAAGAACGAGACAAGAGGAAGAGAAGCCTcagctggagaagcagcaagcagaggCCTTGCTTCAGCAGATAGAAGAACTGAAACTGCAGGAGACAAAG gCAACAAAGCTGAAAAAGGAACAAGAGAATTTATtaaagcagcagtgggagctggagaagttggaagaagaaaggaaacaaatggAAGAGCACCGGAGGAAGAGGGAGCTCGG tcGCTTCTTGAAGCATCAGTGTGACGTCCAGTTAAGGAGACGAGCGCAGCAGGTACAGGAGGAGCTG GAGACAGACAGGCAAATCTTATCAGCCCTCCTggagaaagaagaggaggatCAGAGCCGGCAGATCGCACGGCGGGGACAGGCGGTGGCAGACGTGGCCTGGATGAAGAGGGTCATCGaggaacagctccagctggaaaaggagagggaagcagagctcGAGACTATCTTCAG ggaagaagcaaaaaaaatgtgggagaagagggaagaagaatgggaaagagagaaggtgGCCAGAGATCGCCTGATGAGTGAG GTCCTTGCAGGCAGGCAGCGCCAGATCCAAGAGAAGATGGAGTTGAACAGAAGGGCCCAAGAAGAGTCCATTAAATATCGAGAGCAGCTGATCAAAGAACTCGAGGAGGCCAAGGAAGGGACTCGTcgggagaaggagcaggaggaggaacagcagagaggccgcaggagggagctgcaggcacag GGAACAGAGCACAGCTTGAgagagggacagcaggagggatcagcccagcagcacctcgaggagctggagcagcaggaggccaagcagggctggcacagcagg TTCTACAGTTACCCTAGAGCAGCTTGGACCTGA